The sequence below is a genomic window from Phoenix dactylifera cultivar Barhee BC4 chromosome 8, palm_55x_up_171113_PBpolish2nd_filt_p, whole genome shotgun sequence.
GATccaaagcaaaggcaaatacaaTCTGTTCAAGGAAACGGTCATAGTTGtatgtttatttttttctttgcaaACCCCCCTCAaaataaaaagggaaaaagaaaaagaaaacattctttGCAGACAAGATTCAAATTGCATAGTTATTAACTGATATGCCTCAAGTCAATCCCCATCCAGTTTAATCCATAGATGAGCAAAAAGAAACTACTAACAACTCCATTATTCATTAGAAATGAGAAAAATTAAATGCTGCATAAAACACTTACAATCTTAAGTTCGCCTATGCTTTCAAAGTTTGGTGCACTTCTCCCTAATATCTTTAGAACCTCTTCCCGTGCTCTGTCTTGCCATATTGGATTCATAGCAAGGAGAACCATTGTCCACGTGAGCAAGACAGAGGTAGATTCATGTCCAACAAAATAGAAAAGCTTGCATTCCTCCATCACCTCTTCAGTTGTCAAACCTTTGAATCTTGAATCATTAACATGTGTTTGCTGATCACTACAGTTGGATTGCAACATCAAGCCCAACAGATCATCAATTCTGCAGTCTCGCATTCTAATAGCTAGTTCTTTCTTTTTGATCAAATCTCTCAGCAAGGCTTTGATTTGTACGTCCAAATGCTTTACATGCTTATTCTTTTTCGTCGGTAAAAATCTACAAAAGAACACAAGTATCACTTTACAAGGTCCACTGAATTTATTAAGTTTTTTTTGTCATACTAGCAgaatttttttcattcatacAACTAGCAAATCTCCacctatttgtttttttttgtatatagtTTACTTTTTTGTGGGTGTAAGAGAGTATATCTGACCCAGGAGGAAAATTTGTGAAAAGATCTGCAGCAATACCAAGACTGAAGATTAACTCTTCCTAATGAATGAAAATTTTCTTACTAGGATCCTAGCATCAAAATTTTCTTATTCATCTTTTGCCAATATTATACTTACTAGGATATCCTAATTATGATCTTGTTATCAATAACTGCAAGTTCTAGGAGTGTTTCTTACCTCCATCCCAATAGTAGTCATTGGAGTTGGCTAGTGAGGTAGAGTCTTGTTctttttgtttccctccattttTAAGTATAATTAGAAGGGGAGCATACATGATTTAGATATAAAGGAACTTATCATATACTTGGGCCCCAAAAAGCAAtgccaacaaagaaaagaaattaaacattagtatgctttttttaaaattttctaaaaagGAGGTGATGGAACTTAAAAAGGAAGAAGCTTTCACTGCATTGGGTGAAAATGGAACTCTAAAAATACAAATCAGTCAGTTTGAAGGTAGATCTGGAAGTTATCCGAGCAAGCAAAAACGTTCTTAAAATTCTGAATCCAGAGACATGACTTTTCTtcttaaaaattgatttttataATTCATGACCAAACAAGTCCTAGATGTAGCAGTGTTATCCAACTAATGATGCTTCTCCACTGCATCGTCAGTAGAAGCTTGATGGAGTTTTGACAATGTAAATGATAAACCATCAAAAATCACATAGTTGACAGTAAACTGAAATTCAGTGAATAATATAAGGGAAAATGTCCAATTACACAGCGTAGGAAATTGGAATGCACCTAAATCCTGGAATATATGGCATTTGCGATAATTCAAGGATCAATGCGATCTGTTCCCTTTGAAGCTGGAATATTCTTTGGCCTTCTATGTAATTGCTACCAAGGGCTGTTCTAGATATGATATCTCCAGTAAGTTCTTGGAGCTCTGGCCATACATCGATTTCATACGATACACGATCACCAATAAACATCTCCCATTTCTTGATCATCTCCGTACAACTAACCAAAAATGCTGGTATCATTGCCTGCATTAGTATATCTTAATTAGCACAGATATCCTCATCACCCGGGAGGCAAAATGTTTCAAATAAAGGGAACATGAGCTAAAGAATTCTAATGCAACACAGATATAATATCTTGTCATGGACTCAAATTGGCTGTCATTCAAGATAACTAGGGTGATCCATAAGCTCCTAATCCTTAGGCAGAAGGCTGAtctattttgatattatttaGATGATTTCCATGTttcatatactttttttttttcagtcctTGCTTTCTCTTTCCATGCAGCATGTACTGTTCATTTTGCATGGTTTCAGAAATGACCTTCAACTTCTCGAGGTGAAAAGCAGGATTGATGATGCTCCTGTGCTGAGCCCATTTCTCCCCGTCAAGGATGGTAACCCCTTGCGGCAACATCTTCATATAAGGATTTGGTGGCGGCGGAATCCGAAAGTGGCCCGATTTGTTTGACAGGATCTCCTTCATGAGGTCCAGATCCCATATGACCAGTCCTGGTGTTGTCCCGACCCAGATGGCCGACATCTTGCCTGAGCTTCCCAACAAAAGAATACACAGAAAGCAACAGTTTAAAAATAGTCAGTTGATGCTGGAAAAATATGTGGAATTCCAGAAAGGACGCAGTTTATGAAAGCTCCAAGAACAACAGTACAGCATGGTAAACACATTTCAGCAAGGAAGAGTAGGAAATAAAACTGAGAACTTACAGTGAACCTATGTTTAATCCCTGCACAGAGTTGCATCTGTTTCTATAcacagtttttctttttctctttttattccgaGAAAACAGTTTGTATGCAGAGTTATacttcttaaaacacatttttgTATGCACTAGATATTAAATTACAGAGTATCATCAAAACCAAGGATCGGACATGAAATTTTAGATTAATAGAAATTACATATAAAATGACAGTCAATCAAGAAGGGTGGAGGACCTTGATTTCCCCCAAGCTGGTTAGCTTATTCGGTGGGTTTTCGCATACCGTAATCCTGCacagtttgatgaatgaagggGAGGACACGTGGCACAATGCTGTGAGTCAGATTCATGGGCTTGGACCAGGCGTCCGCCATGGACTTCCCCTCCGCTAATCTGTCGCCCAGCAGGAGCTTGTAGGGCCGGCATCTGATCCCTTGCTGCCTCAACTCTCTCTCCAGAGCCTTGGGTCTCCACCACACCGAATAGAACACCCTTAGAACAAGCCAGAGAAAGAGGGTCATAGAGACCGTCGCCATTGCCGAGAGGAagagatcgtccattttgtcctGGGCGAAGGGCTAGGAATCAACCAAACGGTTCCAAGAGTCTTACAACTACTTGTGCTTATATGCATGGTAAGCTATACTGATTTGAGCAGTATGTGCTTATATGCATGGTAAGCTATACTGATTCGAGCACCGTACTATACTGATTTGATGCCGATATAAATGGAGTAACCCAAAAATCTCCGTATCGTACCGTACCAACACTATGCTagtaatcgatgtgggactaaacacacgcccgaacggatcctcacatactcctcccatTTAAGTCCTGACATCcttgtcaggctaagggttcaaatctattcaaatctaatcaccaacaccacgattggcccgtggtcagccccaatggatccgtgctgcagtgttttCTAGTCCACATAAATTATCggccggatccgctctgataccatttgtaacaacccaagacctcatccaaaatggctaattggaaggtattatttaggttccttaatcctatataagtacccaagatctacccagcgaataaccgatatgggactaaacacacatccgcacaggtcctcacaaTACTGAGATGGCGaactttgtttttatatataacaTTAGTTGCTACATATTTTAGAGCTATAGAAGTCCAGCAACGCAGATAGCAGCTTATTTATAAACGTGATAAATGTGATGGCAAGTTGGCACCAAGCCCAAGTAACTTGGTTATACGCATGATGCACTTGCTATGTGAAAAGGTAATGCTATAATATCTCAATCAAAAAGCTTTCATCAAAGAAACCTTTAATGAACAATAGAAAGGTGCGGAAAAGAGGGTCGAGAGAGTTGGGGAGTGGGTGCCTTCCGGTGAGAAGAACTATTTCATGGAGAGCTAGGCTTCCATGAGAGGGACGTGGGGTGGCATAACCAAAAAATCTTCATATCGTACCATATTGATATTGTGCTAATATGGCACCATAATAAAATTCAGTATCAAGATGAAGAACCTTAATTGTATATATAATATTAGTATTTCAGAATTACATAAGTCCAACAACATAGGCAGCAGTTTATTTATAAATGTAATAAATGTGATGGCAAGTTGGCAACAACCCTAGGTAACTTAGTTATAAGCATGATGCGCTTGCTATGTGAAAAGGGCATGCTATGCTTTCTCAATCAAAAAGCTTTGATCAAAGAAACCTTTTGTGAACAATAGAAAGGTTTGGAAAAGAGGGTCGAGGGAGCTGGGGAGTGGGTGCCTTCCAGTGAGAGGAACTGTTTGAGGCCTAGGACGAGCGACGTGGAGAACTGTGCTACCGTGAGAGGGAGACGCGGGGTGGcatcacctccctttcaatcaaaaaaaagagagggacgTGGGTCACCTTTTAAGGAGTGCAACGGACTGGGGAACTGGGAAGGGAAATGTTACATCGTGTTTGCGCGTGAACGGCTTAGATTTTCATGGACGTCTTGTCCTTTAGACTTTTGAGTACCTacgttttcttttccctttttttttttttttgcttttaatCCCGTGCATCACAGGATTGGCAACTCTTAggtggaatttttttttaatttattcgtTCAGGATCATACATATATTCTAAATGAAATGTTGCTGTTGAAATGAAAGCTGAGAGACTTTGCTCGGAGATATGTTATGGCGGAGAGAGGAGTGACATGGGCATATGTGGCATATCATATTTGGCTAGACAGGAATGTGAGAATCTTTGAGGGCAGAGGGTTCTACCTGAGATCAGTGGTGGATAGAGCCTTAGCACATGCAGCCGAGTTGATGAGCACTGCAGTTGTGAGCCCACCTGAAGGTGACAGGGACATCTGGAGTTTCTCTTTGACTCCTTCTGCGTCTAGGTACGCAACGATACCAATGGTATCCTAGGAGCCCCTACCCCTCGGTTTCTTCAAGGTGAATTGATGGTAGCATCTCGGAGGGCGGGAGCAGATGCGGCGTGAGTTTTGCAATCAGAGACCACGACTCCAGACTGATTACAGTAGAAGGACAGTGTATCTTTGATGAGTCTGTCCCAGTAGTGGAGCTGCGAGCAGCATGGAAGAACCTCGTTCAGACTAGAGTGCACCTGAATGCTCGGCGAGTCCTACTAAAGAGAGACTCGGTCATAGTGGTCGACTGGATTCGGAGCAGATGTATCAGGCCAGACCTGCACCCTCTTGTTTATGATATCTGCTATCTTGTGGAAGAGCTGAACTCGTTCCGAGTTGCGCACGTCTTTCGAAAGGCACAGTGCGGCAGACTGTATCACCTCTTTTGCAGCACACCATTCTGAAGGTGTcctctaaaagggattggagcACGTGCCGGTGGCACAAGAGCGTGTTTTGTATTGTGATCACTCAGGCGTACTCACGGCTGATGTAGTGAGTCGTCGGtatacacacacaaaaaaaaaaaaaaaaaaaaaagccattgTTTGACTTTGTACTATTCATCAATTACAACAATatcatttaaaaaatttaaatctctgcattaattttaaaaatatttattcttTGAACAGTGGAGCAATCAAATGTTCTGACTATTTCCCATAACAATAGACAATGAAGGCCACTGTAACagtgcttattttttttttatctattctGCCAAAAAATCCAGCCGAAAGCTAAACTGCGCTTAAGCGGTTGCTTTCATTATAGGAGCGTATAACAATTTCTAAGAGCGGTTCTCCATAGTTGGATACAGATTACCAGAATAAATGAGCATGAACAAATAACTGATGAATGAGTTTTTGCGAGGCATTGAGAAGCTAGCATGTTTACTTAAAGACTTTGAAGCAAAATAAAGTTCTTAAGCCCCACTAGCTCAATTAGTTTAAGAGTACTTCCTTCTAGGTTGCCTTCACTTGTGCCACCCAACTTACAGTATCAGAGAAAACAAGGCTGTTCTACatgatatatatgtatatgtatatgtatctctgtgtgtgtgtgtgtgaccaTCAAAGAACAAAACTCAGAAGAGCTGCTCTTTACAACCAATAAAAAATGACTGGTGATTAcaatcaaagaagaaaaagtagTATTTTAGATGCTGAAACATTCATCTCTTTCACCGAACAGAAAATCTGACATATTAAATGCACAATCTACAAATCTTTTATACAAGCATCATTTTCGTAATGGTAAGTCACATAAGTCTGGCAGAACAGATTACAAGCTGCATAATGGGGAGAGCATGCTAAATTCCATCTACATACAGTTGTCAGACAACTATAAAACACCAAATAAGAAGCTTACATTTCATGCAGTCAGGACAGAAAGTGAATGAATACACATCACTTCAGTATCCATTACATACACATGGCTTGAAAGATCACCAGAAAATATGAAAGTTAAAAGCCTGAAGAATTATAGGAAATAATGTCAGAACCGcctgcaaaaagaaaaatagaatcatCAACAAACGTTGCAGATAGTACCCAAAAACTATGCATTATGGACTCGTCGAGAGAACTATCAAATGATTGCTATCACACAAAACATAGTTAAAAATCATTGCACCGACGTTCAATAtcagcaacaaaaagaaaaatcagaggTTGATGCACACTGCACAGATGTCCATTGAAGTACATGCGCAGCCCCATATCCCAAGCGTTGAAAACATCACTATTCTGATATTTGGCGTTTTCAAGCATTAAAGACTTGATCCATGAAGCCAGATTCATGATGCACAAGGGTATAACTCATGTTACTATAAATGACTCGAATATCGTTTGTACTGcacaaatataaattttacaGGAAATACAGATAGAGCACTAGGCATGAAAAGAAGGGTTACACAAAGCAAATTAACCTCCTTCTTGGATGGGTCAAGACCAAAGAAGAGAGTGAGTTTAATGAGTACCTGGAAGCAGATcccataaaagaaaataaatttaaaaaaaaaactcgtaTGATCTTTATATCATGCTGTCTTATTAAATTCTTCTTATAGATTTTGAATTTGATACGTATAAAGAACAAATGAGTACTGAAAACATGATATAACCTTGATGATGGGACAAGACCCAGTAAAAATGACagtactgacaaacacaagACTCGATATATTGTTATTAGAATTACAAATCCATAGAGTTTACGCAATTGTTTACACTTAAACAAAGTGGGAGCAAGAATTACCAATTAAAATGACAAGTTCTGACAAATAGATAGACTCCATATATTGTTATCAAAATTACAAACCCATAGAGATTAAGCAATTTGCATTTAAATAAAGCAAGAGCAAGATTTTAATTGCTGCTTTGTGCTGGTCACGCTGAACTGGACCAGGATAGTGCCAGCAAGACACATGTATGTGCGCATTGGTACCCTGTGCATCACAGGTTATTGAATCATGCCAGTTCAGGATGGGTCAATACATCTCATTAATACTGGATTGGCATGCCCTGTGCCACCAGCACTTAAATCCTTGAGTGAGAGTACCAACGTCGGAAACCATTTTATGAATAACAGCATCATCCAATGAATAGAACAAATCAACATACCAAAAACATTAGCCAATAAATCTTAAGTATCAAAttcagatgtgagatggatactTGCCGCAACTGTACATGCAACCAGCCCTGGCTTCTCTCTGTAGTCTAAAGCAACAAACAGTAGAATGAAAACGCCAACATACCATGGAATTGCAGCAAGAAAAAAACCAGATAGGAACCTTACATAGAACAAGAACAACTTGTGTCAGCATATTCACTAGAAATTTGAGATTGACAACATATATACAATACGCTAGATGTCGGTATAAATGTCAAAATAAGCATGCACGCATGCACATATGCAGTATGAAGTAAATCACAATGCGATTATGTGGATGCTTGGTCTTTTTCTATAAGTGACATGCAACATCATTATCCAATTACTTATATGCTAAGGCAAAGTTTGAATATAAATGACATTAACAAGTGAAACCAAGACTTATCATAATGGTAGTTGTGATATGTCATAAGTTGTATTGAGATGAGTAGGTCATCCCATTAAAACAGCGTATTGCAACCACAGCAGGTCGAAATGGACTAGCTTTAAATTGAATACATAGAACAAATTGTATGATAGTAGTTGTTGCTTATAATATTGATATGAATTTGCGTACATGTACATGTAGacatttttgtttatttatatagATTTACGACTAGACATAGaggaaggagagaaaaaaaatgcaatataAGGCACGAGCATGCATCATCAACTAGCAACAAGTTTATAAATTCTTACTAAAACAGTAAAAGAATGAAGATGGCAGGAGGGAAGAAGGGgaggggggggagggagggaagggggaggggggaagagagagagagttgtgaTAGCAAGCAactatttttattataaaaacatCTGCAATCTAAGTGTTGATAACAACAATTTTTTCATCAACAGAAGAAAAGGTCATGCTCAACTCTATCATGATTGCATTTGCTGTTGAAATTTAGATGACCTATGAAGCAAGATAAGATGAATATCTTCCATCATGAATGCCTGCTTTACCAGAAAATTAGTAAGAAGCCTAGTGTAAAAATTATCTCATCCAAGGTTTATTTTAGCACGGGTGAGCAATCAATTCAAAGTTTCAAACTTTTAAGCATTATAAATAATCCAACCACCgaggagaaaaaaagaatgaCACGTTACAAGCATATATTACAAAGCATGCTGCAAAATAGGGACTTCCATAATGAGGAAAAGGCATTCTTTTTGAAGATTGTTCATGTATATCCTGATATCAActtcaaaatgaaaatattttacTTTGCTTATTTGATAAGCTCTCATATAAATACTGACGTTAGACAGGCATACTTACAGAAACACAACCCACCAGGCATGCTAATGGTCCAGGCCATTCATTGACCAAAAAGCCTTAGGACCTATCTCCGTCCAGTTCATTTGAAGACCTAAATTTTAGGTCCTAAATTATTAAAGAAGTGCATGGGCTACCCTTGATTAGCCCAAGCATGGCTTGGAGCCTAGATAATGAATAAATGATTATATGCATctgtatattttatatataaatgcatatatatatatggtttgtATATGTACACACATAGATACC
It includes:
- the LOC113462486 gene encoding cytochrome P450 CYP72A219-like, whose translation is MSAIWVGTTPGLVIWDLDLMKEILSNKSGHFRIPPPPNPYMKMLPQGVTILDGEKWAQHRSIINPAFHLEKLKAMIPAFLVSCTEMIKKWEMFIGDRVSYEIDVWPELQELTGDIISRTALGSNYIEGQRIFQLQREQIALILELSQMPYIPGFRFLPTKKNKHVKHLDVQIKALLRDLIKKKELAIRMRDCRIDDLLGLMLQSNCSDQQTHVNDSRFKGLTTEEVMEECKLFYFVGHESTSVLLTWTMVLLAMNPIWQDRAREEVLKILGRSAPNFESIGELKIINIILHEILRLYPSVPIQYRYTYRRSKIGGVSLPAGANLLLPTLLVNHDPEIWGTDAEEFKPQRFSRGVSNASKKQAAFFPFGWGPKACVGQNFALIEAKLALSMILQHFSFELSPTYIHSPYYLLTVQPQHGAQIILRKV